One genomic segment of Mycolicibacterium chubuense NBB4 includes these proteins:
- a CDS encoding DUF4185 domain-containing protein, whose protein sequence is MGAASFVGRVGGLAVALGVGVAAFAGAGAAWADDTSSSPAKSSASENTSARAGTTTKDTTGDTAKDTATKTTGDRSTDTPKRRSPKKAGRGGDSGADGSDNATPSEDADQKAPAEPEGTESTPTTSPSPSPSTGTSATTRASKPPRKPRPESSAASTPKSVKHTDAEPEPSKAASKTPDATATSTSTATSTSTATSTSASTKASTDPAEPPREAKTVTLFSHTSSLAADSSTAVAPTPKPNLVTAVVNVVHSMLDWAHQKAGAGQNDPAQPPFLWALMSFARREFESLLAARSTTTAAVGTAVASTSLALADQPAAAAATVLTPYSPWLNPQVSSSTNFVSWVTGNYVYGDKTLANTLNRFQVYGTDVGTMWDNGMVDDPTTPYNEHQLLIAVGDTFGAANMTGRHIYNTLFRSSDTNLSDGMTIPNGEWFNGNMFGGAPLSQPTQARPIINRPTWAPNSVTLIPTAGVSVNVPVTSETPYGTIQYVTFMSVSNWGSAGRWTTNYAGIAYSTDNGENFTVDRGSVRYNSIFSGNKNFQQSAFVKGDDGYIYMYGTPNGRQGAAYVARVAPDDILNLSKYQYYKAPSKTWFGTTVPGAWVTGRPQSASAIIGKSGGFLGMTKPGYTVSEMSVQYNEYLGKYIVLYGDQSNNIVMRTADTPEGVWSDPTILMTQQPGGIYAPMLNPWSPSTLGTGPDLYWNLSLWSSYDVMMMHTDLTKL, encoded by the coding sequence ATGGGTGCCGCATCGTTTGTCGGTCGGGTGGGCGGTCTAGCCGTCGCGTTGGGCGTCGGGGTAGCAGCCTTTGCAGGAGCCGGTGCGGCCTGGGCCGACGACACGAGTTCCTCACCGGCGAAGTCGTCGGCTTCGGAGAACACCTCGGCACGTGCGGGAACCACCACCAAAGACACGACCGGGGACACGGCCAAGGACACGGCCACGAAGACCACCGGGGATCGGTCGACCGACACCCCGAAGCGCAGATCCCCGAAGAAGGCAGGACGCGGCGGCGACTCCGGCGCGGACGGGTCCGACAACGCCACGCCGAGCGAGGACGCCGACCAGAAGGCCCCCGCGGAGCCGGAGGGCACGGAGTCGACGCCGACGACGTCGCCGTCGCCGTCGCCGTCGACAGGCACCTCCGCCACGACCCGCGCCTCCAAGCCGCCCAGAAAGCCCCGGCCGGAGTCCTCAGCGGCCTCGACTCCGAAGTCCGTCAAGCACACTGACGCCGAGCCCGAGCCGTCGAAGGCGGCCTCCAAGACGCCCGACGCGACGGCCACCTCCACGTCGACGGCCACCTCCACGTCCACGGCCACCTCCACGTCCGCGAGCACCAAGGCGTCGACCGATCCCGCTGAGCCTCCGCGAGAGGCCAAGACGGTCACACTGTTCAGCCACACCAGCAGCCTCGCCGCCGACAGCAGCACCGCGGTCGCGCCGACCCCGAAACCCAACCTGGTCACAGCCGTCGTCAATGTCGTGCACAGCATGCTCGACTGGGCCCATCAGAAGGCCGGCGCCGGACAGAACGACCCGGCACAGCCTCCGTTCCTGTGGGCTCTGATGTCGTTCGCCCGGCGGGAATTCGAATCGCTGCTCGCCGCCCGCAGCACCACGACGGCCGCGGTCGGCACTGCCGTCGCGTCGACCAGTCTGGCCCTGGCCGACCAGCCCGCCGCTGCCGCCGCGACCGTGCTGACGCCGTACTCGCCGTGGCTCAATCCACAGGTCAGCTCCTCGACCAACTTCGTCAGCTGGGTGACCGGCAACTACGTCTACGGCGACAAGACGCTGGCCAACACGCTGAACCGGTTCCAGGTCTACGGCACCGACGTCGGGACGATGTGGGACAACGGCATGGTCGACGACCCGACGACCCCGTACAACGAACATCAGCTGCTCATCGCCGTCGGCGACACGTTCGGCGCGGCCAACATGACCGGCAGGCACATCTACAACACCCTCTTCCGCAGTTCCGACACCAACCTCTCCGACGGCATGACCATCCCGAACGGGGAGTGGTTCAACGGCAACATGTTCGGCGGCGCCCCGCTGTCCCAACCGACCCAGGCGCGACCCATCATCAACCGGCCGACATGGGCGCCGAACTCGGTGACACTCATCCCGACCGCCGGCGTCTCCGTGAACGTTCCGGTCACTTCCGAAACGCCCTACGGCACAATCCAATACGTCACATTCATGTCGGTGTCCAACTGGGGCTCGGCAGGTCGCTGGACCACCAACTACGCGGGCATCGCGTACTCCACCGACAACGGCGAGAACTTCACCGTCGACCGCGGAAGCGTGCGCTACAACTCGATCTTCAGCGGCAACAAGAACTTCCAGCAGTCGGCATTCGTCAAGGGCGATGACGGCTACATCTACATGTACGGCACGCCCAACGGCCGTCAGGGCGCGGCATACGTCGCGCGCGTGGCACCCGACGACATCCTCAACCTGTCCAAGTACCAGTACTACAAGGCACCCTCGAAGACGTGGTTCGGCACCACGGTCCCGGGCGCCTGGGTCACGGGCCGCCCGCAGTCGGCGTCGGCGATCATCGGCAAGTCCGGCGGGTTCCTCGGCATGACGAAGCCCGGGTACACCGTCAGCGAGATGTCGGTGCAGTACAACGAGTACCTCGGCAAGTACATCGTGCTCTACGGCGACCAGTCCAACAACATCGTGATGCGCACCGCCGATACGCCCGAAGGCGTTTGGTCGGACCCGACGATCCTGATGACGCAGCAGCCGGGCGGTATCTACGCACCCATGCTGAACCCGTGGTCGCCGTCGACGCTGGGCACGGGCCCGGACCTGTACTGGAACCTGTCGCTGTGGTCCAGCTACGACGTCATGATGATGCACACCGACCTGACCAAGCTCTGA
- a CDS encoding M15 family metallopeptidase, whose amino-acid sequence MGVVALRCLIIGFLSVAAAVLPPARAIPLSRASPVPPVSDQARAAGFVDVRSVVADAVIDLRYATPDNFVGIPVYPADARCLVHESLVPGLVAAADRLRQGGERLVFWDCYRPHEVQVRMFEAVPNPAWVARPGRFARSHETGRSVDVTLAGSNGLADMGTGFDDFSSRSHAEATEGVSAPAQANRARLRDAMTAGGLTPYSGEWWHFDGPGAAQDRPILEVPLD is encoded by the coding sequence ATGGGCGTTGTCGCGCTGCGCTGCTTGATCATTGGATTCCTGTCGGTCGCCGCTGCCGTGCTGCCTCCTGCGAGGGCAATTCCGTTGTCACGGGCATCGCCCGTTCCGCCGGTGTCGGATCAGGCCCGCGCAGCCGGCTTCGTCGACGTCCGCTCTGTCGTCGCCGATGCGGTGATCGACCTGCGCTACGCGACGCCGGACAACTTCGTCGGCATCCCGGTGTATCCCGCCGACGCCCGGTGCCTGGTGCACGAATCACTGGTTCCCGGCCTGGTCGCCGCCGCGGACCGGTTGCGGCAGGGCGGAGAACGACTCGTGTTCTGGGACTGCTACCGGCCCCATGAGGTTCAGGTGAGGATGTTCGAGGCCGTCCCCAACCCGGCCTGGGTCGCGCGCCCGGGCCGGTTCGCGCGCAGCCACGAGACGGGGCGGTCGGTCGACGTGACGCTCGCCGGCTCGAACGGTTTGGCCGACATGGGCACCGGATTCGACGACTTCTCCTCACGCAGTCACGCTGAGGCCACCGAGGGCGTCAGCGCCCCCGCACAGGCGAACAGAGCCCGCCTCCGCGACGCGATGACCGCGGGCGGCCTGACGCCCTACTCCGGCGAGTGGTGGCACTTCGACGGTCCCGGTGCGGCACAGGACCGCCCGATCCTCGAGGTGCCGCTGGACTGA
- a CDS encoding XdhC family protein encodes MRDVLDELLAVWRTGGTAGLSTVVRTMRSAPRPPGAAMVVSPDGSVAGSVSGGCVEAAVYEVANDVVASGVPELQRYGVSDDEAFSVGLTCGGTIDVFTEPVSRNTFPQLQSVADDIAAHRAVAVATIVAHPDHKRLGLRLIVGADSATGSLGSARADAAVADDARGLLAAGRSAVLSYGPDGQRQEAGMEVFIASHAPRPRMLVFGAIDFASALAQQGSLLSYRVTVCDARPVFTTAARFPAAEDVVVDWPHRYLAAQAEAGAIDARTAICVLTHDPKFDVPVLEVALRLPEVGYIGVMGSRRTHDDRMRRLREAGLTDSELARLASPIGLDLGARTPEETAVSIAAEIIARRWGGGGRPLSGTGGRIHH; translated from the coding sequence GTGCGCGATGTCCTCGACGAGTTGCTGGCGGTCTGGCGGACCGGCGGCACGGCGGGGTTGTCGACCGTCGTGCGCACGATGAGGTCCGCGCCGCGACCACCCGGCGCCGCGATGGTGGTCTCCCCCGACGGCTCGGTAGCCGGTTCGGTGTCGGGTGGCTGCGTCGAGGCCGCCGTGTACGAGGTCGCCAACGACGTCGTCGCCAGCGGGGTGCCCGAGTTGCAGCGCTACGGAGTCAGCGACGACGAGGCCTTCTCGGTGGGCCTGACGTGTGGCGGCACCATCGACGTCTTCACCGAACCGGTGTCGCGCAACACCTTTCCGCAGCTGCAGAGCGTCGCCGACGACATCGCCGCCCACCGCGCCGTCGCCGTGGCGACGATCGTCGCCCACCCCGACCACAAGCGCCTCGGCCTGCGTCTGATCGTGGGAGCGGACTCGGCCACGGGGTCGCTGGGGTCTGCCCGTGCCGACGCCGCCGTCGCCGACGACGCCCGTGGCCTGCTGGCCGCCGGCCGGTCGGCGGTGCTGTCCTACGGTCCGGACGGGCAGCGCCAGGAGGCCGGAATGGAGGTGTTCATCGCCAGTCACGCGCCGCGTCCGAGGATGCTGGTGTTCGGCGCGATCGACTTCGCCTCCGCACTTGCTCAGCAAGGCAGCCTGCTCTCCTACCGCGTGACCGTCTGTGACGCGCGGCCGGTCTTCACCACCGCAGCGCGCTTCCCCGCCGCCGAAGACGTCGTCGTCGACTGGCCGCACCGCTACCTCGCCGCCCAGGCGGAGGCGGGCGCGATCGACGCGCGCACCGCGATCTGCGTACTGACCCACGATCCGAAATTCGACGTGCCCGTCCTCGAGGTGGCGCTGCGCCTGCCCGAAGTCGGCTACATCGGCGTGATGGGGTCGCGCCGCACGCACGACGACCGGATGCGGCGGCTGCGCGAGGCGGGCCTGACCGACTCCGAACTGGCCCGGCTGGCCAGCCCCATCGGCCTCGACCTCGGTGCCCGCACCCCCGAGGAGACCGCCGTGTCGATCGCCGCTGAGATCATCGCGCGTCGGTGGGGCGGCGGTGGCCGGCCGCTCTCCGGCACCGGCGGCCGGATCCACCACTGA